Within Conexibacter woesei DSM 14684, the genomic segment GCACTACGCCGGAGGCGGACGGCGCCGCGGGCGTCGCTCCGGCCAGCGAGCATCGACAGCCGCCGCGCGCGGAACTCATCGCGCGGCGGCGGCGAGGAACAGCGCGCGCAGCTCGGCGCGGTCGGGCGCGGGCGGGATCCGCGCCAGCTCCGGTCGTGCGGCGGCCGCCTCGACGGCGCGTTCGAGCAGCCGTTCGTCGGCCGCGAGCGCGTCGAGGCCGCCGGCGCCTGGGTCAAGCCCGGCCGCGTCGCGCAGCGTGCGGGCGAGCGACTCGACCGCGCTCGGCGCGCCGCCGAGCTGCACGTCGAGCGCGGCGAAGGCGGCGGGCGCGCGGCGGCGTATCGCCGTGGCGGTCACCGGCAGCAGCGCCGCGTTCGCCTGCGCGTGCCCGAGCGCGGCGGTGCGGACGGCGGTCTGCGCCAGCACGTGGTGGAGGCCGAGCCCGCTGTGGTCGACCGCCCAGCCCGCGAGCAACGCGCCGAGCGCGGCGGCGGAGCGGTTGGGGATCGACGGCGTAGCGGGCGGTCGCGTGGCGGCGAGCGGCGTGGCGGCGGGTGCGGGCGGCGTGGCGGCGAGCGCTGGCGGCGTGGCGGCGAGCGCTGGCGCGGCGGCGGGCGTGGCGGCCGCGGGCGCTGTGGCGGGCGCGGCGGCGGGCGTCCAGGCGGCGGCGAGCTGGGCGACGGCGTCGCGGGCGACGGCGGCGGCGAGCGGCGAGCTGCGAGCGGCGGCGGTCGCGACGAGCGCGTGGGCGAGCGCGTTGGCGCTGCTGGCGGCGAGCAGCTCGACCGGCGCGGACGCGCTCAGCGCTGGGTCGTTGACGACGGCCGCCGGACGCGCGAACGGCGTGCCGGCGGGCACGCCGCGCGCCTGACGGTGCTTACCCGTCATCTCGGCGGCGGACAGCGTCGTCGGGACGGCGACCACGGTCCGCGGCGGATCGGCCACTGCCAGCGCCTTCGCGACGTCGATCACGCGGCCGCCACCGAGCGCGACGAGCCGCGACCCGCTGACTCCGGGGCGCAGCTCCGCCGCGACCTCCTCGACGAGGCCGGCCGGGACGTCGACCCGCGCGGCCGCTCGCGCCACGAGCGCCGCCGCGAGCGGGTCGGCAGCGGCGCGCGGCGTGGTCAGCAGCGTGAACGGCTGCGCGAACAGGTCGGTCGCGGCGTCGAGCGCGCCCGCGCCGAAGACGAGCGTCCGCTCATGCTCGACGTGGCGAAAGGCGCCCGTCGCGGTCACGCGATCGTCTGCGCGAGCCACGCCGTCGCGGCCGGCAGGTGCGCGGGGTCGATGTGGTGGGCGGCGTCGGACTCGTGGTACTCGACCGCGATCCCGCCCGCCTCCAGCAGCGTTCTCGCGCGCCGTGCGAAGTCGACCTCCATCACGGGGTCGCGACGGCCGTGGGCGACGAAGGCGCGCGTCCCGGCCGCCGCACGGCTCGCGACGTCGGGCTCCCAGCCGTCGACGACCGGGACGAAGCCCGAGAAGGCGAGGATCCCCGCCGGCGCCGGCCGCTCGCCAGCGAGGCCGAGCGCGTAGCTCATCACCGATCCCATCGAGAAGCCGCCGAAGACGGTCTGCGACGGCGCGACGCCGGTCCGCTTCCACAGCTCGTCATGGAATGTCGCGAGCTGCGCGTAGGCGGCGGCGAAGGTGGCCGGGTCGGGGTAGCCGACGCGCGGCACGACGTACCAGTGGCGGCCCGGCCAGCCGTCGATCGTCAGCGGCGCGCGCGGCGTCACGACGTGCAGGCGGCGCTCGGGGTCGAGCACGTCGCCGAGCGGGAGCAGGTCGTGCTCGTCGGCGCCGCGGCCGTGGTGGAGCACCAGCAGGCCGGCGGGGGACGTCGCGGCCGGCCGTTCGCGGTAGGTCAGGGCGCTCGGCGTCATGCGCCGGGGCGCAGCTCGAACGCGACCTCGTCGATCACGCACCACGACCAGTGCTCGCCCGGCTCGACCGAGCGCAGGATCGGGTGCGACTCCTCGAGCGCGTGCTTGCTCGCGTGTCTGTTCGGCGACGAGTCGCAGCAGCCGATCTGGCCGCACGTCTGGCACATCCGCAGATGGACCCAGCGGCCGCCGGTCCGCAGGCACTCCTCGCACCCCGCGACCGGCTGCGCCGGCTCCAGCAGCACGACTTGATCGAGGTGCGAGCACGTGGCCATGAGAGCTCCTTGACGCGGGTGGCGGAAAGACGGGCTGTCGGATGTCTACCCGAGATGATCGCGCCTACGCGGCTTGCGGCGGCGCGAGGCGGCGCGAGGCGCTCAGCGTTCGCGCGCGGCGTCGGCGAGCGCGTCGACGTCGAGACCCGGGCGGTAGCTGATCGCCGTCACGACGGCGGCACCGGACGGTGCGTCCGCCGGGCGCGGCGGCAGCAGCGCGGCGGCGTCCCCGGCCGGCTTCACGTAGCGCATGCCGCTCAGCAGATCCTTGTCGTTCGTCAGCGCGACCGCCGCGGCGAAACGGCCGGTCACGTTCAGCTCGCCCTCCAACCCGGTGAACGGGATGAACTGCGCGTCGAGGTGGCGGGCGAGCCGCAGCTGGAGGTCGACGAGCGACTCGCGACTCGCGGTCCCGATCGGGTTGTCGATCAGCAGCGGGCCGGCGCGCCGCTCGCCGCGCACGCGGCCGGCGCGCTCCGCGGTGCGGACGGCCGACACTGCGCAGAAGAGGACGAGCTTGATCGTCAGCTCCTCGCCGCCGCTGAACTCCGGGCCGACGACCTCGATCGGGTGGTACTGGTCGTCCGGCTGCGGGTGCGGCTTGAGGACCGACACCGACAGGCCGTCGCGCAGCAGCGCCATCGTCGCGCCGAACGCGAGGTCGAGCCCGCGCCGTCTGCCCTGCGCCGCGACGGCCGCGTCGAGCACGCGGCCCAGCTCGCGCTGGCGCTCGGCGTCGTCGGTCACGACGTTGTGGCGGACGCGCGCGAACTGCTTGCCCGACCACGCGCCGAGCGCCGCCTCGCGCGGCAGCGTCGTCGCGCCGGCGACCTTGTCGAGCTTGCGGACGCCGTCGGCGCCGACCGCCAGCAGCTGCGCGACGATCGCCTGGCGATGCCGCTCCAGCTCGCCGATCGTGCGGTCCAGCTCGCCCGCGCGCGTGCGCAGCTCGCCCTCCAGCCGCGCCGCCTCGGGCGCGAGCGCGTCGCCGCCGCGCAGCGGCGCGGTGATCCCGCTCGGGATCCGCTCGTCGGCCGCCGCGACGACTCTCGCGATCGCCTGGACGCGCTCGTGGAGCGCCTGCCGCGCCGCCGTGTGCGTACGCGCCGCCTCGTCGACCGCGCGGACGGCGTCGGCGACCTGCTCGTAGACGCGGTCGACGCGGCGCGTCCACGGGGGCAGGTCGGCGGGAGCGGACGCGCTCGCGTCGCGGGCGGCGCCGGTGGCAGCGGACGCGCTCGCGTCGGCGCCCACCGGCCGCGCGTGCTCGGGCGCGACCGCAAGCCGCTCACGGCCGCCGCGCAGCTCTCTCAGCAGCTCCGCCTCGCCGCTGATCCGCTCGTCGCTGTCGGCGACCTTGCGGGCGTTGTCGGCGACGTCGTCGGCGCGCTCGGCGCGCAGCTCGGCGAGCCGTTCCAGCAGCGCGGCGCCGTGCGCGGCGTCGGTCGGCACGAGCGTGTCGAGCAGGACCGCCTCACGCGTGTGGTCACGTGGCGACAGCGCCTCGTTGGCGGCGTACAGCCGCTCCGCCGCCTGGCCCTCGACGGTCGCCGCCTCGCCCTGCTCGCGCAGCGCCCGCTCGTACGCCTCCTTCGCCTCGCGCCGGCCGCGCGCCAGCACCTGCTGGTCGATCCCGGCGGGCGAGTCGGCCAGCTCGCGCGCTCGCCGCTGCGCGTCGGCGCCGGCGCGCTCGACCTCGCCCTTCAGGCGCGCGACGCGGCGCTCGGCGTCGGCCAGCTCGGCGCGCAGCTCGCCGTCGGAGATGCGCGACTCCAGCAGCCGCTCCGCCACCGCCAGCCGCTCTCCGAGCGCGGTCAGCGAACCCCCGGCGGCCTCCGGCGCGACCCCGTCGAGCGGCAGCGCGGCCGCCCGCTCGCGCAGCGCGGCCGCCTCCGAGGCGGACGTCGCGACGCGGTCCTCGATCCCCTTCGCGCCGCGGATCGCGTCGTCGCGGCGGCGCCGCACCGCCTCGGCCTCGGACGCCAGCGACTCGATCCGCGCCGCGAGCCGCTCGAACTCCGCGCGCGCCGCGGCGACGTCGAGGTCGTCGAGCGCGGACAGCCGCTCCAGCGTCCGCTCGCAGCGCTGCTCGCCGTCGGCGACCTCGCGCCGGCGGGCGTCCAGCTCGGTCAGCTTCTGCGAGGCCTCTCTCAGCAGCTGCTGCTGGCGTTCCGCTCTCGCGCCGGCCGCGCGCGCCTGCTCCGCGTGCCGATCGACCTCGCGCGCGACCGCGCCGAGCAGGCGCCGTTCGTTGCGCCCCGCCGGCGGCAGCAGCTCGCGCAGCTGCTCGGCCTCGCCGGCGACCGTCGCGGCGAGCCGCCCGAGCTGGGTCGACAGCAGGCCGTGCGCGTCGTACGCCGCTCTCAGCTCCTCCAGCGCCGCCGACAGCTGCGCGCGCTCGGCGTGCGCGGCGTCGAGGTCATACGCGCCGGGGGCGGGCAGCACGACGGCGGCGGGCGGCGCGGCCGGCGCTCTGGCGCTCGCCTTCGCTGCTCTCGCTCTGCCCCTCGGCGGCGAACCCGCACCCGGGGCGCCCGCCGCCGCGAGCAGCGCCGCGTCGGTCGTGACGATCACCGGCCGCCGTGGCGGCAGCACCTGCGCCAGCTCGAAGACCGCCTCGGCCGGGCTCACGCCGCGCACGACGATTCCCGCCGCGAGCCCCGGCTGGGCGGCGATCGCGGCCTGCAGCCGCTCGCCGTCGACCGCGCCGGCGAGGAAGCGCAGCGCCGGGAACGCCTCGATCCCCGCGTCCTCCAGCGCCTCGCAGATCCGCTCGACGTCGGACTCGACCGCGAGCAGGCCGTCGCGTTCGAGGCTGCGCTCGTCGGCCGCGCGGGCGTCGATCGCGTTGGCGGCGGTCGCGCGGCGGCCGTCGGCGGCGGCGCGCGCCCGCTCCAGCGCGCGCTCGGCGCCGGCCGGCTCGTCGAGCGGCTGCCACTCCTGCTCGACGTCGAGCGCGTCCTGCACGCGCGCGTCGAGGTGCATCGAGACGCGCACGAGCGCCTCGTCGCGGCGGCGGCCGAGCGCGTGCGCAGCCGCCTCGTGCTCGGCGACCTGCGCGGCGGCCTCGGCGTGGCGCGCGCCGACCTCCTCGATCCGCGCCCGCTGGGCGGCGACGCGCTCGTCGAGGTCGATCCGCTGCGCCGCGAGGTCCTCGCGCTCGGCCTCGAATCGCTCGCTCGCCGCCGACGGTCGCTCGCCCTCTGCCAGCAGCCCGTCGGCGCGCAGCCGCTCGGTCGCGCGCGCGAACGCGTCGAGCTGCGCCTCCAGCGTGCCGCGGCGCTCCTTCAGCTCGCCCTGGCGGCGGCCCAGCTCCTCGATCTCGCTGCGCAGCTCCTCCTGCTCTGCGGTCGCGGCGGCCAGCTCGCCGCTCAGCTCGGCGGCGCGCGCGTCGAGCGCGCCGGCCGCGTGCAGCAGCGCGCCGGCGAGCGCGACCGCGGCGTCGCGCCGCTCGCCGCGCGCGTCGTCGATCCCGCGCTCCTGTCTGTCGACGCGCTGCGACAGCTCTGACAGCTCCCCCTGCGTCCGCGACAGCTCCGTCAGCGCCTCGACGAGCTGCCAGCCGTTCAGCTCCGCGTCGGCGGCGCGAGCCGCGTCCGCGGCCGCTCTGACCGCCGCGGCGGCGGCGTCGGACAGCAGCCGCTCGGTGCGCGCGCGGACGACCTTCGCCTCGCCGTCGAGGTCGCGCTCGGCCGCCTCCAGCGCCCTGCGGTGCTGCTCCAGCGGTGCGCGCTGCTCGGTCAGGCGCGCCAGCCGCTCGTCGCCGCGCGCGATCGCGGCGTCGAGCACGCCGGCCAGCTCCTGCTGACCGCGGCGCGCGCGGCCGTGGTCGCGGTCGGCCGCGCCGACCTCGCCGTGCGCGTCGGCCAGCTCGCGCAGCAGCGCGGCGACGTCGCGGCAGAACTCGGCTTCGAGCGCGAGCGCCTCGCGCCGGCTGAGCTGGTCGGCGTGCGTCTGGACCTGCTGCTGGAGCTGCGTCAGCGGCTCGTCCTCCAGCACCATCTGGAGCACGAAGCGGGCGAACGACTCGGGCGTCGAGAAGCGCAGCTCGTCGTCGTCACCGCCCTCGCTGCGGTTCAGCCGCGCCTGGTAGCGGAGGATCGCCGGGTCGATGCCGTAGCCGAGCAGCTCCTGCTCCCACGCACGCACGCCGCTGACGGGCCGGAAGCGCAGCTCGCCGTGCGCGAGCCCGAGCGTCTCCAGCGCGCCCATCAGGCCGGCGCGGGTGCGCCGGCGGCGGTCGTCGCGCAGCGGGAGCGTGTCGAGCGTCAGGACGCCGTCGACCGGCTCGAACAGCCAGCGCGACTCCTCGCCGTCGCCGCGCTCGAAGCTGTGGCCGGTCACGAGCCGGCGGCCGTCGTCGCGGTGCTCCCACTCGATCGCGACGGTGGCGCATTCGTCGGGCAGGACGATCGGGCGCGCGGTGCGCTGCTCCTCGGCGGTCTTCGTGCCGTCGCTGCGGCGCGGCAGCAGCGACTTGAAGAGCAGGTAGAGCAGCAGCGACTTGCCGCCGCCGTTGCGCAGCAGCACGATCGCGTTCGGCGCGGCGCGGCCGTCGGCGGTCGCGAACGAGAGCGTCACGTCGTCGTAGCGCGCGTCGGCGGGGCCGGCGGCCTCCAGACGCGCACGGCGCATGCGCCAGTTCACGGGGCGACCTCCGCGGCGGCGGCGTCGGCCGCCTCGGGCGCGTCGCGCGACTCCGCCACCTGCGTCCACACGAGCGAGCCGGACAGCTCCCGCGCCATCGCCTGCATCCGCCGCGTCGAGGCGTACGTCTCGCTCTTGGCGATCGTCCGCAGCAGACCCTGCTCGGCGAGCAGGTCGAGGCAGCGGATCACGATCTGGCGCGTGCCGACCTCGCGCTCGCGCCCGTCGGCCGCCTTCTTCGAGTTCGACGTCTGGCGCCAGACCGTCCACGCTCGCGCGAGGTCGGGCTCGTCGATCGGCGGGTCCAGCTCCTCGCCGCGCTCGCGCGCCTCGGCGTCGAGCCGCTGCGCGACGTCGCGCACGAGCCGGTCGACGTCGTCGACGTCGAGCCGTCGCAGCCGCTCGTTGGCGTCCTCGAGATCCTCCGGGCGGGGGAAGAACGCGACGAAGCAGGCAACCATCGCGCAGGCGAGCAGCATCCGTCTCTGGACCGACGTCGACTGGCGCGGGAAGAAGTCCGCCAGGCGCATGCGGAACGGCGAGTCGGCGCCGGCCGCCGTCAGCAGCAGGCCGCCTCTCGCGCTCGCGTGCACGAGCCGCAGGCCGAGGCCGTCGATCGCGGCGTCGGTCGCGCTGCGGAAGCTCGGTTCGGCGAGGTAGCGCGCGACCAGCTCGGCGTGCTCGTCGCCGAGCG encodes:
- a CDS encoding dehydroquinate synthase/iron-containing alcohol dehydrogenase family protein codes for the protein MTATGAFRHVEHERTLVFGAGALDAATDLFAQPFTLLTTPRAAADPLAAALVARAAARVDVPAGLVEEVAAELRPGVSGSRLVALGGGRVIDVAKALAVADPPRTVVAVPTTLSAAEMTGKHRQARGVPAGTPFARPAAVVNDPALSASAPVELLAASSANALAHALVATAAARSSPLAAAVARDAVAQLAAAWTPAAAPATAPAAATPAAAPALAATPPALAATPPAPAATPLAATRPPATPSIPNRSAAALGALLAGWAVDHSGLGLHHVLAQTAVRTAALGHAQANAALLPVTATAIRRRAPAAFAALDVQLGGAPSAVESLARTLRDAAGLDPGAGGLDALAADERLLERAVEAAAARPELARIPPAPDRAELRALFLAAAAR
- a CDS encoding alpha/beta hydrolase is translated as MTPSALTYRERPAATSPAGLLVLHHGRGADEHDLLPLGDVLDPERRLHVVTPRAPLTIDGWPGRHWYVVPRVGYPDPATFAAAYAQLATFHDELWKRTGVAPSQTVFGGFSMGSVMSYALGLAGERPAPAGILAFSGFVPVVDGWEPDVASRAAAGTRAFVAHGRRDPVMEVDFARRARTLLEAGGIAVEYHESDAAHHIDPAHLPAATAWLAQTIA
- a CDS encoding UBP-type zinc finger domain-containing protein: MATCSHLDQVVLLEPAQPVAGCEECLRTGGRWVHLRMCQTCGQIGCCDSSPNRHASKHALEESHPILRSVEPGEHWSWCVIDEVAFELRPGA
- a CDS encoding chromosome segregation ATPase-like protein, encoding MNWRMRRARLEAAGPADARYDDVTLSFATADGRAAPNAIVLLRNGGGKSLLLYLLFKSLLPRRSDGTKTAEEQRTARPIVLPDECATVAIEWEHRDDGRRLVTGHSFERGDGEESRWLFEPVDGVLTLDTLPLRDDRRRRTRAGLMGALETLGLAHGELRFRPVSGVRAWEQELLGYGIDPAILRYQARLNRSEGGDDDELRFSTPESFARFVLQMVLEDEPLTQLQQQVQTHADQLSRREALALEAEFCRDVAALLRELADAHGEVGAADRDHGRARRGQQELAGVLDAAIARGDERLARLTEQRAPLEQHRRALEAAERDLDGEAKVVRARTERLLSDAAAAAVRAAADAARAADAELNGWQLVEALTELSRTQGELSELSQRVDRQERGIDDARGERRDAAVALAGALLHAAGALDARAAELSGELAAATAEQEELRSEIEELGRRQGELKERRGTLEAQLDAFARATERLRADGLLAEGERPSAASERFEAEREDLAAQRIDLDERVAAQRARIEEVGARHAEAAAQVAEHEAAAHALGRRRDEALVRVSMHLDARVQDALDVEQEWQPLDEPAGAERALERARAAADGRRATAANAIDARAADERSLERDGLLAVESDVERICEALEDAGIEAFPALRFLAGAVDGERLQAAIAAQPGLAAGIVVRGVSPAEAVFELAQVLPPRRPVIVTTDAALLAAAGAPGAGSPPRGRARAAKASARAPAAPPAAVVLPAPGAYDLDAAHAERAQLSAALEELRAAYDAHGLLSTQLGRLAATVAGEAEQLRELLPPAGRNERRLLGAVAREVDRHAEQARAAGARAERQQQLLREASQKLTELDARRREVADGEQRCERTLERLSALDDLDVAAARAEFERLAARIESLASEAEAVRRRRDDAIRGAKGIEDRVATSASEAAALRERAAALPLDGVAPEAAGGSLTALGERLAVAERLLESRISDGELRAELADAERRVARLKGEVERAGADAQRRARELADSPAGIDQQVLARGRREAKEAYERALREQGEAATVEGQAAERLYAANEALSPRDHTREAVLLDTLVPTDAAHGAALLERLAELRAERADDVADNARKVADSDERISGEAELLRELRGGRERLAVAPEHARPVGADASASAATGAARDASASAPADLPPWTRRVDRVYEQVADAVRAVDEAARTHTAARQALHERVQAIARVVAAADERIPSGITAPLRGGDALAPEAARLEGELRTRAGELDRTIGELERHRQAIVAQLLAVGADGVRKLDKVAGATTLPREAALGAWSGKQFARVRHNVVTDDAERQRELGRVLDAAVAAQGRRRGLDLAFGATMALLRDGLSVSVLKPHPQPDDQYHPIEVVGPEFSGGEELTIKLVLFCAVSAVRTAERAGRVRGERRAGPLLIDNPIGTASRESLVDLQLRLARHLDAQFIPFTGLEGELNVTGRFAAAVALTNDKDLLSGMRYVKPAGDAAALLPPRPADAPSGAAVVTAISYRPGLDVDALADAARER